Proteins encoded together in one Formosa sp. Hel3_A1_48 window:
- the murD gene encoding UDP-N-acetylmuramoyl-L-alanine--D-glutamate ligase: MKRLVVLGGGESGVGTALLGKEKGFDVFVSDFGALKKVYKDVLKHNEIEWEEGKHTAYKILNADVVMKSPGISEQVPIVKALLETGIPVISEIEFAAQFTSADIIGITGSNGKTTTTMMANHILNQAKFDVVMGGNIGDSFAGLIHKDPDYFVLELSSFQLDGIKNFRPHIAVLTNITPDHLDRYANKFENYIASKFRIILNQTKQDYLIYDADDEVISTYLQTHPIQSTLVPFSLTKTLAQGTYLNEKEIIIKLIKEENIMPTTNLALEGKHNIKNAMAAATVAHLLKIRKETIRESLECFQGAEHRLEHVLKINKVQYINDSKATNVNATYFALESMSAPTVWIVGGVDKGNDYSALFPFINEKVKAIICLGKDNEALFQNFEQMVDIIVETQYMSEAVKIAYNIATAGENVLLSPACASFDLFKNYEDRGHQFKSAVRAL; encoded by the coding sequence ATGAAAAGACTGGTTGTACTTGGTGGTGGTGAAAGTGGTGTAGGTACAGCACTATTGGGAAAAGAAAAAGGGTTTGATGTATTTGTTTCAGATTTCGGAGCCCTTAAAAAAGTGTACAAGGACGTTCTTAAACATAATGAGATTGAATGGGAGGAAGGTAAGCATACTGCATACAAAATTTTAAATGCTGATGTTGTCATGAAAAGTCCAGGGATTTCTGAACAAGTGCCTATTGTAAAGGCTTTGCTTGAAACTGGTATTCCTGTGATTTCTGAAATTGAATTTGCTGCACAATTCACATCTGCTGATATTATTGGTATAACGGGAAGTAATGGAAAAACCACCACAACAATGATGGCCAACCACATACTTAATCAAGCAAAATTTGATGTAGTTATGGGTGGAAATATTGGTGATAGTTTTGCAGGACTTATTCATAAAGATCCAGATTATTTTGTACTAGAGTTGAGTAGTTTTCAACTCGATGGAATCAAAAATTTCAGACCCCATATAGCAGTACTAACTAATATTACTCCAGATCACTTGGATCGATATGCGAATAAATTTGAAAATTATATTGCCTCCAAATTCAGAATAATCTTAAATCAAACAAAACAAGATTATTTGATTTATGATGCTGATGATGAGGTCATCAGCACATATCTTCAGACTCATCCTATTCAGTCGACTTTAGTGCCTTTTTCGCTAACTAAAACTTTAGCACAAGGCACCTATTTAAATGAAAAAGAAATTATAATTAAACTAATTAAAGAAGAAAACATAATGCCAACAACAAATTTAGCTTTGGAAGGAAAGCATAACATCAAAAACGCGATGGCTGCTGCTACAGTTGCCCACCTTCTCAAAATAAGAAAAGAAACTATTCGTGAGAGTTTAGAATGTTTTCAAGGCGCTGAGCATCGGTTAGAACATGTATTGAAAATAAATAAAGTTCAATACATCAATGATTCTAAGGCTACGAATGTAAATGCCACTTATTTTGCTTTGGAGAGTATGTCTGCTCCGACCGTATGGATTGTTGGTGGTGTTGATAAAGGAAACGACTATAGTGCTTTGTTTCCATTTATAAATGAAAAAGTAAAAGCGATTATTTGTCTTGGAAAAGACAACGAAGCTTTATTTCAAAATTTCGAACAAATGGTCGATATCATTGTGGAGACGCAATATATGTCTGAAGCCGTTAAGATTGCTTATAATATAGCAACTGCTGGGGAGAATGTTTTACTTTCTCCAGCCTGTGCAAGCTTCGATTTGTTCAAAAATTATGAAGACAGAGGACATCAATTTAAATCAGCAGTACGCGCCTTATAA
- the murG gene encoding undecaprenyldiphospho-muramoylpentapeptide beta-N-acetylglucosaminyltransferase, translating to MNKFKVILSGGGTGGHIFPALSIAQGLKVKHPNTVFLFVGALGKMEMEKVPNAGFKITGLWISGFQRKQLLKNILFPLKLFISLFKSVFIMLRFRPNVVIGTGGYASGPLLFIASLLGKPTLIQEQNSYPGVTNKLLATKAQKICVAYENLESFFPKDKIVVTGNPVRQDLLDLNAKQQEAQSSFALDPSKKTLLVLGGSLGARRINQMVEGHLPFFKKNNIQLVWQCGKLYFDDYKIYNDKIDVQVLSFIKRMDLAYAAADIIISRAGASSVSELCIVGKPVVFIPSPNVAEDHQTKNALAVSSQNAALLIPEKDLNQEFEAHFSNLLSNKELQQQLSTNIKKLAKPSATDEIVIEIEKLINA from the coding sequence ATGAATAAATTTAAAGTCATATTATCTGGAGGTGGTACAGGGGGACATATTTTTCCTGCTTTATCAATTGCACAAGGGCTAAAAGTAAAACATCCAAATACTGTTTTTCTTTTTGTTGGGGCTTTAGGTAAAATGGAAATGGAAAAAGTGCCAAATGCAGGCTTTAAAATTACTGGACTTTGGATCTCTGGATTTCAAAGAAAGCAGTTGTTAAAAAATATTTTATTTCCATTAAAGCTGTTTATTAGTTTGTTTAAATCTGTATTTATTATGCTTCGATTTAGACCAAATGTTGTAATTGGTACTGGTGGTTATGCAAGTGGTCCATTGTTATTTATTGCTTCTCTTTTGGGTAAACCTACGCTGATACAAGAGCAAAACTCCTACCCTGGTGTAACAAATAAATTACTGGCAACTAAGGCGCAAAAGATATGTGTTGCCTATGAAAATTTGGAATCATTTTTTCCTAAAGATAAAATTGTGGTTACTGGCAATCCTGTACGGCAAGATCTTTTAGATTTAAACGCTAAACAGCAGGAGGCGCAATCGTCTTTTGCTTTGGATCCCTCTAAAAAAACACTTCTTGTCTTGGGCGGAAGCTTGGGTGCGCGCAGAATCAATCAAATGGTTGAGGGGCATCTGCCATTTTTTAAGAAAAATAATATTCAACTAGTGTGGCAGTGTGGTAAATTATATTTTGATGATTATAAGATTTATAATGATAAAATTGATGTTCAGGTTTTGTCGTTTATAAAACGAATGGATTTAGCTTATGCAGCAGCAGACATTATCATTTCCAGGGCAGGAGCGAGCTCCGTTTCGGAACTTTGCATCGTAGGCAAGCCTGTGGTTTTTATTCCATCGCCAAATGTTGCAGAAGATCATCAAACTAAAAATGCCTTAGCTGTTTCTAGTCAAAATGCAGCCCTTCTAATTCCAGAGAAAGATTTAAATCAAGAATTCGAGGCTCATTTTTCTAATCTATTGAGCAATAAAGAATTACAGCAACAATTGAGTACGAATATTAAAAAATTGGCCAAACCTTCAGCTACTGATGAGATTGTCATTGAAATTGAAAAATTGATTAACGCATGA
- the rsmH gene encoding 16S rRNA (cytosine(1402)-N(4))-methyltransferase RsmH, whose protein sequence is MEYHSPVLLNESVNGLAIKKNGVYVDVTFGGGGHSRKILQHLGPEGRLFAFDQDKDALSNTIKDDRFVLINENFKFMKRFLRFHGVKAVDGILADFGVSSYQFDAPERGFSIRFDAPLDMRMNQEDKLSAKTIVDSYSEEELRRIFWDFGELRSAPAIARTIVEARSERPIETTFELKKLLHKFLPRGKNNKILAQIYQAIRIEVNNELEVLKLFLIASKELLKTEGRLSVISYHSLEDRLVKRFIRNGMFQGEPERDVFGNYSVPLEKVGKLIVPTDEEIKINNRARSAKLRIAKKI, encoded by the coding sequence ATGGAATATCATAGTCCTGTTTTACTAAATGAATCTGTAAATGGCTTGGCTATAAAAAAAAATGGGGTGTATGTGGATGTTACTTTCGGAGGTGGTGGTCACAGTCGAAAAATCTTACAACACCTAGGTCCAGAGGGTAGGCTTTTTGCTTTTGATCAGGACAAAGACGCTCTTTCAAATACAATAAAGGATGATCGGTTTGTGCTGATCAATGAAAACTTCAAGTTCATGAAGCGTTTTTTGCGTTTTCACGGCGTAAAAGCCGTAGATGGAATATTGGCCGATTTTGGTGTTTCTTCTTATCAGTTTGATGCGCCAGAGCGAGGGTTTTCAATTCGTTTTGATGCGCCACTAGATATGCGTATGAACCAGGAAGATAAGCTTTCAGCTAAAACAATTGTGGATTCTTATTCTGAGGAAGAATTGAGACGAATATTTTGGGACTTCGGTGAATTAAGGTCAGCACCAGCTATAGCGAGAACAATTGTTGAGGCTCGAAGCGAACGGCCTATTGAAACCACTTTTGAGTTAAAAAAGTTATTACATAAGTTTTTACCTCGAGGAAAGAACAATAAAATTTTAGCCCAAATTTATCAGGCGATTCGCATCGAAGTTAACAATGAGCTTGAGGTTCTAAAGTTGTTTTTGATTGCAAGTAAAGAGCTGTTAAAAACAGAGGGTAGGTTGAGTGTAATTTCGTACCACTCGCTTGAAGACCGTTTGGTGAAGCGCTTTATACGAAATGGTATGTTTCAAGGAGAACCTGAGCGTGATGTATTTGGAAATTATTCGGTACCACTTGAGAAAGTGGGTAAGTTGATTGTTCCGACAGATGAAGAAATTAAAATTAACAATAGAGCGAGAAGTGCTAAGCTAAGAATCGCCAAAAAAATATAG
- a CDS encoding UDP-N-acetylmuramoyl-L-alanyl-D-glutamate--2,6-diaminopimelate ligase: MNILKDILYHVALKSVQGSTDKSINSLQYDSRKISVNDVFVAIKGAQSDGHSFIDKAIENGACVIVAETIPQEKAEHVTYVEVQSSASALAFMAANFYGHPSKNLKLIGVTGTNGKTTITSLLFNLFKAAGYKVGLISTVKIMVDEISYSTTHTTPDSLVINAYLKQMNEAGVEFCFMEVSSHGIDQKRTEGLDFKGGIFSNLSHDHLDYHSSFANYRDVKKSFFDLLPKSAFALTNADDKNGKIMLQNTKAKTYTYALKSYADYRTQILENHFKGLLLKINDSDIWVKLIGHFNAYNLTAVFACADILGLEKDELLRFMSTLDNVSGRFDYFVTPSNITVIVDYAHTPDALKNVLQTINEIRTKNEDLIAVVGCGGDRDKTKRPRMGHIASVLSSKVIFTSDNPRSENPETIISQMEEGVEPQNFKKIIAITNRKQAIKTACQMAKPKDIILVAGKGHESYQEINGVRSEFNDYIVAQECLNQLQK, encoded by the coding sequence GTGAATATATTAAAAGACATATTGTATCACGTCGCTCTAAAATCGGTTCAGGGCTCAACAGACAAAAGCATTAATTCGTTACAATACGATTCGCGAAAGATTTCAGTGAATGATGTTTTTGTGGCGATCAAAGGAGCTCAGTCTGATGGGCATTCTTTCATAGATAAGGCTATAGAAAACGGCGCATGTGTTATAGTCGCTGAAACAATTCCACAAGAAAAAGCAGAACATGTAACCTATGTCGAAGTTCAATCATCAGCATCGGCTTTAGCGTTTATGGCTGCTAATTTTTATGGCCACCCTTCGAAAAACTTGAAATTAATTGGGGTTACTGGGACAAATGGCAAAACAACAATTACATCGCTATTATTCAATTTGTTTAAGGCCGCTGGTTATAAGGTAGGTCTTATTTCTACAGTCAAGATAATGGTAGATGAAATTAGTTATTCCACAACGCATACAACACCAGACTCTCTTGTAATCAATGCTTATCTAAAGCAAATGAATGAAGCTGGAGTAGAGTTTTGTTTTATGGAAGTAAGCTCACATGGAATTGATCAAAAAAGAACAGAAGGTCTTGATTTTAAAGGAGGGATTTTCAGCAATCTCTCACACGATCATCTAGACTACCATTCATCCTTTGCGAATTATCGTGATGTCAAAAAATCTTTCTTTGACCTTTTGCCTAAATCAGCTTTTGCTCTCACTAATGCGGACGATAAAAATGGTAAAATCATGCTGCAAAACACCAAGGCCAAAACCTATACTTATGCCTTAAAAAGCTATGCAGATTACCGCACTCAAATTCTTGAAAATCATTTTAAAGGTTTGCTTTTGAAGATTAACGATAGTGATATATGGGTCAAACTTATTGGCCACTTCAATGCTTATAATCTTACCGCAGTGTTCGCATGTGCTGATATATTAGGATTAGAAAAGGACGAGCTTTTACGTTTTATGAGCACCCTTGATAACGTTAGTGGTCGTTTTGATTATTTCGTTACCCCTAGCAATATAACTGTAATTGTAGATTACGCCCATACACCTGATGCTCTTAAAAATGTATTGCAAACAATCAACGAAATTCGTACAAAAAATGAAGATTTAATCGCTGTTGTGGGTTGTGGTGGTGATCGTGATAAGACAAAACGCCCGAGGATGGGGCATATTGCTTCAGTTTTAAGTTCCAAGGTCATATTCACAAGTGATAATCCGAGATCAGAAAATCCTGAAACGATTATTTCTCAAATGGAAGAAGGAGTAGAGCCTCAAAATTTTAAGAAAATCATAGCCATAACCAATCGAAAACAAGCCATAAAAACCGCATGTCAGATGGCTAAACCTAAAGATATAATTCTTGTCGCAGGGAAAGGTCATGAATCATACCAGGAAATTAACGGAGTGCGGTCTGAATTTAATGATTATATCGTCGCCCAAGAATGTTTAAATCAATTACAAAAATAA
- a CDS encoding FtsW/RodA/SpoVE family cell cycle protein: MIKFANIKGDRMIWAIVALLAIFSFLPVYSAASNLAYTYGDGQTFTYFIKHFVHLFLGFSIIYAIHKIPYRYFKGLSMVMFPVVLILLLVTLLQGTTIDGANASRWIRVPFVGFTFQPSTLAALVLMVFVARYLSKIFEENISFKSSIMPLWFPVFVVLILILPANFSTTAIIFTMILVLAFLGGYPLRYLAAIVGSGLLVLAFFVLIAKAFPDSMPNRVDTWTSRIVNFMDDHDSEEDYQIEKAKIAIATGSVYGLGPGKSVQKNFLPQSSSDFIFAIIIEEYGLIGGLFLLVLYLLLLFRIVVVAQKAGTVFGKLLTIGVGLPIIFQALINMGVAVELFPVTGQTLPLISSGGTSIWVTCLGIGIILSVSAKREEIRNQSEEEHPLEILSEAL, encoded by the coding sequence ATGATAAAGTTTGCAAACATAAAAGGAGATCGAATGATATGGGCCATAGTCGCGCTGTTGGCCATATTTTCATTTTTACCTGTTTATAGTGCTGCAAGTAATTTGGCCTATACTTATGGTGACGGCCAAACCTTCACTTATTTTATTAAACATTTTGTGCATTTATTTCTCGGTTTTTCAATTATTTATGCCATACACAAAATTCCTTATCGTTATTTCAAAGGGCTTTCTATGGTGATGTTCCCTGTTGTTTTGATTCTTTTGTTGGTCACTTTGCTCCAAGGAACAACTATTGATGGTGCAAATGCCAGCCGTTGGATTCGTGTTCCTTTTGTTGGCTTCACTTTTCAGCCATCTACCCTAGCAGCCCTAGTATTGATGGTTTTTGTGGCACGTTATCTCTCTAAGATTTTTGAAGAAAACATCTCATTCAAATCGTCCATAATGCCATTGTGGTTTCCTGTTTTTGTGGTGCTTATTTTGATTCTTCCAGCTAATTTTTCTACTACAGCAATCATATTCACCATGATTTTGGTATTGGCTTTTTTAGGAGGCTATCCCTTACGATATTTAGCAGCAATTGTCGGTTCAGGTCTTTTAGTACTCGCCTTTTTTGTGCTCATTGCCAAAGCATTTCCAGATTCTATGCCAAATAGGGTTGATACTTGGACTAGTAGGATTGTGAATTTCATGGATGATCATGATTCTGAGGAAGATTATCAAATTGAAAAAGCTAAAATCGCTATAGCCACAGGGAGTGTTTATGGGTTAGGTCCTGGAAAAAGTGTGCAAAAAAACTTTTTACCACAATCTTCATCTGATTTCATTTTCGCCATCATTATTGAAGAGTATGGTTTGATAGGGGGTTTATTTTTATTGGTACTGTACCTCTTGCTGTTGTTTAGGATTGTAGTAGTGGCGCAAAAGGCAGGTACTGTTTTTGGAAAACTTCTGACCATTGGCGTTGGGCTTCCAATTATTTTTCAGGCGCTTATCAATATGGGCGTAGCTGTAGAGTTATTTCCTGTTACAGGACAAACATTACCATTGATAAGCAGCGGCGGCACTTCTATATGGGTTACTTGTTTGGGGATTGGGATCATACTGAGCGTCAGTGCAAAAAGAGAAGAAATTAGAAATCAATCTGAGGAGGAGCATCCTTTAGAAATTTTAAGTGAAGCTTTATAA
- the mraY gene encoding phospho-N-acetylmuramoyl-pentapeptide-transferase, producing MLYYLFEYLEKEFQFPGASLFGFLTFRAALAIILSLLISTIFGKKIINILSAKQVGETIRDLGLEGQKEKAGTPTMGGLIIILATLVPVLLLAKLDNIYIILLLITTIWMGVIGFIDDYIKKFKNDKEGLKGRFKILGQIGLGVIVGLTLFFHSDVTIKEQIPIQQRTVVSSVQGVSQQFYPESKSTKTTIPFVKANEFDYADLITWIHPNLEKHAWIVFVLVVIFIITAVSNGANLTDGIDGLAAGTSAIIVLTLGIFAWVSGNIIFSDYLNIMYIPRVEEITIYIAAFVGALVGFLWYNTFPAQVFMGDTGSLTIGGIIAVIAIAVRKEWLIPLLCGIFLAENVSVMLQVGYFKYTKKKFGEGRRIFKMSPLHHHYQKSGYHESKIVTRFWIVGILLAILTIVTLKIR from the coding sequence ATGCTGTACTATTTGTTTGAATATTTAGAAAAAGAGTTTCAGTTTCCTGGCGCTTCACTTTTTGGGTTCTTGACTTTTAGAGCTGCTTTAGCTATTATTTTATCGCTTTTGATTTCAACAATATTTGGCAAGAAAATTATCAACATTCTTAGTGCTAAACAAGTTGGGGAAACCATAAGAGATTTAGGTTTGGAAGGACAAAAAGAAAAAGCAGGAACCCCAACAATGGGTGGCTTGATCATCATCCTAGCGACTTTAGTGCCTGTTTTGTTGTTAGCAAAATTGGATAATATCTACATCATTTTACTTCTAATTACTACAATTTGGATGGGTGTCATTGGATTTATAGATGATTATATCAAAAAATTCAAAAATGACAAAGAAGGACTGAAAGGGAGGTTTAAGATTTTAGGTCAAATAGGTCTAGGTGTTATTGTTGGACTAACATTATTTTTTCATTCAGATGTCACAATTAAAGAACAAATACCTATACAGCAGCGTACAGTTGTCTCATCAGTACAGGGTGTGTCGCAGCAATTTTATCCAGAATCCAAATCTACAAAAACAACAATACCCTTTGTTAAAGCCAATGAGTTCGATTACGCAGACTTAATCACATGGATTCATCCAAATCTAGAGAAACACGCTTGGATTGTATTTGTGTTGGTTGTGATTTTTATCATAACAGCTGTTTCTAATGGTGCAAATTTAACGGATGGCATTGACGGACTAGCAGCTGGGACGTCCGCAATTATTGTATTAACGCTAGGGATTTTTGCTTGGGTTTCAGGCAATATAATTTTCTCAGATTACTTAAATATAATGTACATCCCCCGAGTAGAGGAAATCACAATTTACATTGCTGCTTTTGTCGGTGCGCTTGTTGGGTTTTTATGGTACAATACATTTCCGGCACAAGTTTTTATGGGTGACACGGGAAGTTTGACAATCGGCGGCATCATCGCTGTTATTGCTATAGCTGTTCGAAAGGAATGGCTAATTCCTCTGTTGTGTGGAATTTTCTTGGCTGAAAATGTTTCAGTCATGTTACAAGTTGGGTATTTCAAATACACAAAGAAAAAATTTGGTGAAGGACGACGGATTTTTAAAATGTCGCCTCTACATCATCATTATCAAAAATCAGGATATCACGAAAGTAAAATTGTAACTCGTTTCTGGATTGTTGGAATTCTTTTAGCCATCCTAACTATAGTTACTCTTAAAATTAGATAA
- a CDS encoding FtsL-like putative cell division protein, giving the protein MKNIMYNILKGTFLVSDGAFKKWRLILFFSALAIMTIASSHSADRKVHHIAKLNEDVKALRSLYVQKRSDLMELRLESVVRSRLKDKGIVPSKTPPVKILIASNTN; this is encoded by the coding sequence ATGAAAAACATAATGTACAACATTTTAAAAGGTACTTTTTTGGTCAGCGATGGTGCTTTTAAAAAATGGCGTTTGATTTTGTTTTTTTCTGCTCTAGCCATAATGACAATTGCAAGTTCACACAGTGCTGACCGGAAAGTACACCACATTGCAAAATTGAATGAGGACGTGAAAGCATTACGCTCTTTGTATGTGCAAAAGAGATCAGATTTAATGGAACTAAGGTTGGAGTCTGTTGTACGAAGTCGTCTTAAGGACAAAGGGATTGTTCCTTCCAAAACTCCGCCTGTGAAAATTTTAATCGCTTCAAACACAAACTGA
- the mraZ gene encoding division/cell wall cluster transcriptional repressor MraZ, whose translation MNTLIGTYECKADAKGRLMLPVALKKQLSSSMQTGFVLKRAVFQPCLELYPMKEWEELMQKVNKLNRFKKKNNDFIRRFTAGVKPIELDASGRLLVPKDLVGFANITKEVVVSSAVNIIEIWDKKLYEKAIDDAADDFAELAEEVMGQDDADGIS comes from the coding sequence GTGAACACTCTTATTGGCACATATGAATGTAAAGCAGACGCAAAAGGCCGTTTGATGCTTCCTGTAGCATTAAAAAAGCAATTGTCTTCTTCAATGCAAACTGGTTTTGTATTAAAGCGTGCTGTTTTTCAGCCCTGCTTAGAGTTGTATCCAATGAAAGAGTGGGAGGAGCTAATGCAAAAGGTTAATAAGCTCAATCGATTTAAAAAGAAGAACAACGACTTTATAAGAAGATTTACTGCAGGGGTTAAGCCTATCGAATTGGATGCGTCGGGTCGTCTTCTTGTTCCTAAAGACTTAGTTGGATTCGCCAATATTACTAAAGAAGTTGTTGTTTCCTCAGCAGTCAATATTATTGAGATCTGGGATAAAAAATTATATGAAAAAGCCATAGATGATGCTGCTGATGATTTTGCAGAATTAGCAGAAGAAGTGATGGGTCAAGATGATGCCGATGGAATATCATAG
- a CDS encoding penicillin-binding protein — translation MSEKENNILNKLYFISGCMFIFALLVVFKLTKIQFVQGESYRALAEKRSLKDVVIPANRGNVYSVDGSLLATSVPKYDIRIDLVTSSERNFQAHIEALCDSVSSFNGSSSLNLQKRIREARQNKNRYFLLARQIDYSDYLRFRAFPLLDLGAFKGGLIVEQSTKRDYPLGAIAQRSIGYERTDENGFITRVGIDGAFGEKYLRGVDGNRLKQSIGKGQWKPIDDFNQTEPKDGFDVYTTIDVNIQDIAHHALLEQLETYKADHGSVVVMETKTGAIRAISNLGRNKEGRYYERLNYAIGESHEPGSTFKLMALAVALEDKKIDTTTIVDTKKGILSFYGKKVRDSKKGGYGKISVAEAFEVSSNTGIVSVIDQAYKDNPSQFVDGLYKMNLNDSLQLPLVGEGKAIIPDPRIKNNRWSGIALQWMAYGYGVSFTPLQTLTFYNAIANDGKMVKPRFIDRIKTIDKTIEVYDTEVINPQICSSETIQKLQKLLQNVVDKDHGTGHGLYTENFSMAGKTGTCQKDYKNKEQLNYISTFSGYFPAENPEYSCIVVVHEPEKSVGYYGADVSGPVFKKIAQKIYTSAPVEDVIDQIEHKTPDVEEHYNNYYTTAEKYKTIMPNLKGLPAMDAIAILENMGLNVKLIGRGTVHKQSIRKGEKVTPKATVILELT, via the coding sequence ATGTCCGAAAAGGAAAACAACATATTAAATAAGCTATATTTCATTTCCGGATGTATGTTCATTTTTGCTTTGTTGGTTGTGTTTAAATTAACAAAAATTCAGTTCGTTCAAGGAGAGTCCTACAGGGCTTTGGCTGAAAAGCGAAGCCTAAAAGATGTGGTAATTCCTGCCAACCGAGGCAATGTGTATTCTGTAGATGGAAGTTTGTTGGCTACATCAGTGCCTAAATATGATATCAGAATAGATTTGGTAACTTCATCAGAACGGAACTTTCAAGCTCATATTGAAGCACTTTGTGATTCTGTTTCAAGCTTTAATGGCAGTTCTTCGCTCAATCTACAAAAGCGCATACGTGAGGCAAGACAAAATAAAAACAGGTATTTCTTGTTGGCGCGTCAAATTGATTACTCGGATTATTTGCGTTTTAGAGCTTTCCCATTACTGGATTTAGGGGCATTCAAAGGTGGATTGATTGTTGAGCAAAGCACAAAAAGGGATTATCCTCTTGGCGCTATTGCACAACGGTCCATTGGATATGAACGAACAGATGAAAATGGATTTATTACTCGAGTCGGAATTGATGGTGCATTTGGCGAAAAATATTTACGAGGTGTAGATGGAAATCGCCTTAAGCAGAGTATTGGAAAAGGCCAATGGAAACCTATTGATGACTTTAATCAGACGGAGCCAAAAGATGGATTTGATGTTTACACTACTATTGATGTTAATATTCAGGATATTGCTCATCATGCACTTTTAGAGCAATTAGAAACGTATAAAGCCGATCACGGTTCTGTAGTCGTTATGGAAACAAAAACAGGGGCAATTAGAGCCATTTCTAATCTCGGTCGAAACAAAGAGGGCAGGTACTATGAACGTCTCAATTACGCCATTGGTGAGTCTCATGAGCCGGGTTCTACATTTAAGCTTATGGCGCTGGCGGTAGCATTAGAAGATAAAAAAATTGATACAACAACAATTGTCGATACAAAGAAGGGGATCCTTTCTTTTTATGGTAAAAAGGTTAGAGACTCAAAAAAAGGAGGTTATGGTAAAATTTCTGTAGCTGAAGCTTTTGAGGTTTCATCCAATACAGGAATTGTAAGTGTTATTGATCAAGCCTACAAAGATAATCCTTCGCAATTTGTTGATGGTTTGTATAAAATGAATCTTAATGATTCACTTCAACTCCCTTTGGTTGGAGAAGGAAAAGCTATTATTCCAGACCCTAGGATTAAAAATAACAGATGGAGCGGTATTGCTCTGCAGTGGATGGCCTACGGATACGGTGTCTCTTTTACGCCACTTCAAACGCTTACATTTTATAACGCAATTGCCAATGATGGAAAAATGGTGAAACCACGATTTATAGATAGAATAAAAACTATAGATAAAACAATTGAAGTGTATGATACTGAGGTGATCAACCCCCAAATATGCTCGAGCGAAACAATACAGAAACTTCAAAAACTACTTCAAAATGTAGTTGATAAAGATCATGGAACAGGCCATGGTTTATACACTGAAAATTTTTCGATGGCAGGTAAGACAGGGACTTGTCAGAAAGATTATAAGAACAAAGAACAGTTGAATTATATATCAACATTTTCTGGATATTTTCCTGCAGAAAATCCAGAATACTCATGCATTGTTGTTGTACATGAACCCGAGAAAAGTGTGGGTTACTATGGGGCTGACGTTTCTGGTCCAGTATTTAAAAAAATTGCACAAAAGATATACACTAGCGCGCCAGTAGAGGATGTTATCGATCAAATAGAGCATAAGACCCCTGATGTTGAGGAGCACTATAATAATTATTATACAACAGCGGAAAAATACAAAACTATAATGCCAAATCTAAAAGGGCTACCTGCTATGGACGCCATTGCAATTTTAGAAAATATGGGATTGAATGTGAAACTCATTGGCCGTGGTACAGTCCACAAGCAATCGATAAGAAAGGGTGAAAAAGTGACACCAAAAGCCACTGTAATACTAGAATTAACGTGA